GCGAGCCATTGACGAATGCTGCGGAGGCGAAGCCACCACTCCGACTTCGGATCGCCGAGGTGGACATACTGTCGAGAATAACGCTTTAACGCGAGACTCCTATGAACAATGGCTTGTACATTCGCCTCGGCAATGAATCGCTCGTCTCATTTTCAGCGGCGACAGGGCCGCACTTAGCGCTGTCGTTGTCTGCGCCTGTTCGAACCGGTAATAAGTACACGAACGGTTGGTAGCTCCTTATCCACACAGAACAACGATCGTCACGTTCCGCGTGCTGTTCGTCCTGAACAACACCCCAAAGCCGATACGACGGCGTTGGAGCGCCTTTTGTGACCGCCTGCTCACTGGTCGATGACCAACCAGCGCAGACGTACAAAGCTCCTTACATTGACGGAATCGATCAGATATTCGCGCCTGAGATCAAACTTGAATCCTAACCCGACAGTTTTTCTGGTAATATAGCTATAGTAATCTTTCCGCCGCCGGAACGACCTTCGACTCGCAATGCACTCGCATATTGCGCAGCAATGAACAGTCCGCGACCGCCTTCGTCCAGCGCACTCGGCGGCAAACGAGGCTCGAGCGCAAAAAGGTTTCCGTCATCTTCCACATGCAGAGCGAGTTGATCGGCATTGCAATTGAGCGAAGCGCGTATTGGCCCTGGGGAATGTTTGATAACATTCGCCACCAGCTCTAGGAAGATCACTGCGGCCGCATCCTCGTCCACTTCCCACCCGGCGTGCTGCCGTATGGACTCTAAAAATGCCCCATGCCGTTCCAGCGCAGTTAGCGGGTTCTGGGATTCGCATTTCCATAAGAGGCCACTGTTACACATGCCGTGGATGTTCCCAGTGCTCATCAACGTCAACCCCGCTTGGTTTACGGCGACGCAATCGAATGATCGGGACCGAACATTCAGGAGCCGACTATCCTACTGGTGGCGGGGTGAAGCATTCGCTAGGTAGTCTGGCTACCGACGAACATCGCTTCTGCGCGTCTGTTGTTGTGTATCGCCGAACGTATAGGCACGGACGAGCGTCGAACCGTTCTGCGGTTAACCTTTAAAGGAAAAATAAGATTTACGCGACTGCGGCCCCGACGAGCACGGCATGTCCATGTCTACCATATTGGCATCCTCGGTACGTACGGCGGTGCGATCAAGTACGCTTCTACTAAAGGCCGCGGTCTCGCGATCCAATATGACGTCGTCCGCTCATCGGGAGTCTAACAGACGAACCACGACAGACCGGCATCGGGTCGGAACGCGTTACGGACGTGACGCCGGAAAGTGACTCACGACTGGCCCCGTTTCAAACAATACATTGCTCCAAGAGCCAAGACGGTCAAGGCGATGACGCGGATCCCTCGAGCAAAATCTCGACGAGCGCGCGAACGAACCGTGCGCACGTCCGGCATTGCGAATAATTCCGGTCGATCCCCGCAAATGCGGCCGGGCTGGAGAGCCAACCAAATGACGTCGGCCAAATGGAGCGCTTGCCGATTTGTCGTTTGCGCGGCTTGTTCACGGCAAGAAAAGCCGTCGCTAATAACGAGATCTTCGGGCGGCGTACTGCGAACGTGGGGCAAATATCCGAGCTCTCCGGCAGCAACCGAAACGTCGTAATGCTCGCCCTTTTCAAAGCCGAATGCGCCGGCCATTCCGCAGCAGCCATCGTCCAGCCAGGTCGCATCGACATCCATTCGCTTGAGAACGGTGGCATCGCCCTCGGTGCCGAGGGTCGCTTTGTGGTGACAATGACCGTGCACCGTGGCAGCGACTTTCAAGCGGGGAGGATGCCATGATTCGTCATTGGCAAGAAAGTCACCGAACATCACTACCTGCTTGCTCAATCGGTGCGCGTCCTTGTCGTTCGGATACAGATTAAGAAGTTCGTCCTTAAAGACGCTGACGCACGACGGCTCTAAGCCGATGACGGAAGTGCCGGCTTCGATTTCAGGTCGCAACGTATCGATGACTTCGCGCAACACGGCTTTTGCCAGTTCGAGCATCCCGTAATCGTAGAGCGGCCGGCCGCAGCACAGTGGTCGTGCTGGTATGAGAACGTCGTAACCGGCCTGCTCTAACACCTCCATCGCGTGCCGGGCCGTTTCGGCGTGGAAGTAGTTATTGAAAGTATCGACCCACAAAATCACGCGCTTCTTGCCGGCATTAGGCCGGTATTTTCTATGCGCGCGATACCAGCTCGTGAACGAACTGTAGGAAAACGGCGGAATGTTGCGTTCCGGAGCCATACGAACGGCACGCTTAAGAAGCGCATCGAAGGGAGGAGTCTGAGACAACGCGTTCGCGAGGCGAGCAAAACGCGATCCCAGCCGCGCCCACCAGGGAATCAAGCCAAACGCGTATGCCCATATCGGACGCAGACGGCCCTTGTAATAGTGCGATAAGAACTCAGCTTTGTAGGTCGCCATGTCGACGTTGACGGGGCACTCGCCTTTGCAACCCTTGCACGCCAAACAAAGATCGAGCGCCTCCTTTACTCCTTCGGACCTCCAACCGTCTTGCAACGGCGCGCCTTCGAGCATCTCGAACAGCAATCGCGCCCGGCCACGAGTAGCGTGCTTTTCGTCGCGCGTGACACGGTACGAGGGACACATCGTACCGCCCTCATGACGACGGCATTTTCCGACGCCAACGCAACGATTGACAGCGTACGAAAATGAGCCGTGGTCCTTAGCCTGAAAGCTAAAGATCGTCTCCGGCTCGTGCGGCCGGTAGTAAGGGCCCTCCCGAAGATTAGTGTCGATTGCGTAGGCGTCGACGGATTTCCCCGGGTTCATCTTCGAATCGGGATCCCATATTCGCTTGAATTCTCGAAATGCTTCGACGATCGTATCGCCATACATGATCGGCAGCAGTTCAGCACGCGCTTGCCCATCGCCGTGCTCGCCCGAAAGCGAGCCGCCGAACCGACGAATCATGTGCGCTGCCTCATGCATGAAAGAACGCCACTTCGCCACGCCCTCGGCCGTATCGAGTTCGAAGGAAACGCGGCAATGGATGCAGCCTTGTCCGAAATGGCCGTAAAGCGCGGCTTTATAACCGTACTTGTGGTAGAGGGCGCGCAACTCGCGCAAATACTCGCCTAGCCTGGCGGGCGCTACCGCGGAGTCTTCCCAGCCGGGATGAAATGGCGGCTCGTTCGGCACTTTCGCCGTCGCGCCGAGTCCGGCTTCGCGAACTTCCCACAGTTCTTTCTGCTCTTTCTCATCAACGATTACTCGCGAGTCAGTCGCACCATGGTTACGCAAGTCGGCTTCGCACGATTTGGCGATGGCGACGGCGGAGTCCAGATCGTTCACGCAGCCGAACTCGCACATGAGCCAGCCTTTTGCGCTATTGTTCGCAGTCGGAAGCAGCCACTCGTCGTTCGTATGAAAGCTTTTGAGCTGCATGTAGTCGAGCAGCTTGTGATCGAAACCTTCGAGCGCGATCGGCTTATGTTCGTTAACACGCGGGACGGCATCGGCCGCCCGATAAACGTCGTCGAAGGCAAGCGCTAGAATGCAGCGCTTATTCGGATTTTCGATCAGCTTCACTTTGGCGGAAAGGACGATTACGCACGTACACTCGGTTCCGACCAACGAGCGCGCGACATCGAAGCCATGTGAGGGAAGCAACTCTTCTAGCGGATACCCAGAAACGCGGCGAGGAATATCCGGAAAGCGCTCATGAATCGCCTCAGCGTACCGGTCGCGAATAGACCGCAACCCGCGATAGATCTCGCCGATCCGATCGTCGCGTTGGCAGAAAGTCAAAAGCTGCGAATTCGATGTCGGCCCGACGGTCATGCGCACGCCGTCATACGTGAGAATGTCGAGTTCGATAACGTTCTCTTCGGTTTTACCCGCCATCTGTGCGTGCATCCCGCAAGAATTATTGCCGATCATTCCCCCGAGGGTGTTGTGCGTGTGCGTCGCGGGATCGGGACCGTACGTGAGTCCATATTTTCCTACGGCGTCTCGGAGATCGTCCAACACGACGCCCGGCTGCACCCTCGCCCAGCGGCCCTCGGGGTCGATCTCCAGTATGTGGTCCATGTGCTTGGTGAAATCCATGACGACTGCCACATTGCAACCCTGCCCTGCGAGGGATGTTCCGCCCCCACGTGCGAGGATCGGCGCTCCATGGCGTCGC
The nucleotide sequence above comes from Candidatus Tumulicola sp.. Encoded proteins:
- a CDS encoding ATP-binding protein — translated: MSTGNIHGMCNSGLLWKCESQNPLTALERHGAFLESIRQHAGWEVDEDAAAVIFLELVANVIKHSPGPIRASLNCNADQLALHVEDDGNLFALEPRLPPSALDEGGRGLFIAAQYASALRVEGRSGGGKITIAILPEKLSG
- a CDS encoding FAD-linked oxidase C-terminal domain-containing protein, whose translation is MARREASRQPPPGIRPDQRGTWEGNARTLEAELQARIGGEVCFDDASRALYATDASNYRQIPIGVVVPENEQDVIATVEIARRHGAPILARGGGTSLAGQGCNVAVVMDFTKHMDHILEIDPEGRWARVQPGVVLDDLRDAVGKYGLTYGPDPATHTHNTLGGMIGNNSCGMHAQMAGKTEENVIELDILTYDGVRMTVGPTSNSQLLTFCQRDDRIGEIYRGLRSIRDRYAEAIHERFPDIPRRVSGYPLEELLPSHGFDVARSLVGTECTCVIVLSAKVKLIENPNKRCILALAFDDVYRAADAVPRVNEHKPIALEGFDHKLLDYMQLKSFHTNDEWLLPTANNSAKGWLMCEFGCVNDLDSAVAIAKSCEADLRNHGATDSRVIVDEKEQKELWEVREAGLGATAKVPNEPPFHPGWEDSAVAPARLGEYLRELRALYHKYGYKAALYGHFGQGCIHCRVSFELDTAEGVAKWRSFMHEAAHMIRRFGGSLSGEHGDGQARAELLPIMYGDTIVEAFREFKRIWDPDSKMNPGKSVDAYAIDTNLREGPYYRPHEPETIFSFQAKDHGSFSYAVNRCVGVGKCRRHEGGTMCPSYRVTRDEKHATRGRARLLFEMLEGAPLQDGWRSEGVKEALDLCLACKGCKGECPVNVDMATYKAEFLSHYYKGRLRPIWAYAFGLIPWWARLGSRFARLANALSQTPPFDALLKRAVRMAPERNIPPFSYSSFTSWYRAHRKYRPNAGKKRVILWVDTFNNYFHAETARHAMEVLEQAGYDVLIPARPLCCGRPLYDYGMLELAKAVLREVIDTLRPEIEAGTSVIGLEPSCVSVFKDELLNLYPNDKDAHRLSKQVVMFGDFLANDESWHPPRLKVAATVHGHCHHKATLGTEGDATVLKRMDVDATWLDDGCCGMAGAFGFEKGEHYDVSVAAGELGYLPHVRSTPPEDLVISDGFSCREQAAQTTNRQALHLADVIWLALQPGRICGDRPELFAMPDVRTVRSRARRDFARGIRVIALTVLALGAMYCLKRGQS